The following proteins come from a genomic window of Sphingobacteriales bacterium:
- the cas1 gene encoding CRISPR-associated endonuclease Cas1: MTELVLNTYGTCLAKENDNFVVIHKDGRQMIAPDKIRSVCVSRGASITSDAALLAIQNQIDVVFIDNSGKPSGRIWSVKFGSISTIRRHQLDFNQSKHAVEWIKELLIKKLDNQMALLLSLLPGQNEQTIKQIDNAIRRIDIYKEKIKHLEGNYLIEIAENLRGWEGITGKIYFNAVNKVLPVAYQSSGRSQHPAMDIFNCLLNYGYGMLYGKIEGALIRAGIDPYIGIFHRDEYNRPALAYDIIEIYRIWIDYVVINLLQQNVIDDDCYSIKADGSYWLETMGKRILIQSVNDYLSEVISVQGLERSRLTHIELYCQHLAQIFLKFNP; encoded by the coding sequence ATGACAGAACTGGTATTAAATACGTATGGCACGTGCCTGGCAAAAGAAAACGATAACTTTGTGGTGATTCACAAAGACGGCCGGCAAATGATTGCCCCTGATAAGATACGTTCAGTGTGCGTCAGCAGAGGGGCGTCAATTACTTCCGATGCTGCCTTGCTGGCTATTCAGAATCAGATCGATGTTGTTTTTATTGATAATAGCGGGAAACCCTCAGGAAGAATCTGGAGTGTAAAATTCGGCAGCATATCAACCATACGCAGACACCAGCTCGATTTTAACCAGTCGAAACATGCTGTTGAGTGGATTAAAGAATTATTAATCAAAAAACTGGATAACCAAATGGCCTTATTGCTTTCATTGCTTCCCGGGCAAAACGAACAAACAATCAAACAAATTGACAATGCTATCAGGCGTATTGATATTTATAAGGAGAAAATCAAGCATTTAGAAGGCAATTATCTAATAGAAATTGCTGAAAATCTCAGGGGATGGGAAGGCATAACCGGAAAAATTTATTTCAACGCGGTCAATAAAGTGTTGCCTGTTGCCTATCAGAGTTCAGGCAGAAGTCAGCATCCGGCAATGGACATCTTCAACTGTCTGTTAAACTATGGGTATGGAATGCTATACGGAAAAATTGAAGGGGCTTTAATCAGAGCAGGAATCGATCCATACATCGGTATTTTTCATCGTGATGAGTACAACCGGCCCGCTTTGGCTTATGATATTATCGAAATTTACAGAATCTGGATCGACTATGTAGTAATCAACCTTTTACAACAAAATGTTATTGATGACGATTGCTACAGCATCAAAGCCGATGGCAGCTACTGGCTTGAAACCATGGGAAAGCGCATTTTAATACAGTCGGTAAATGACTATTTGAGTGAAGTCATCAGTGTACAGGGGCTGGAACGCAGCAGACTCACTCATATTGAATTATATTGCCAGCATCTGGCTCAAATATTTTTAAAGTTTAACCCTTAA
- a CDS encoding virulence protein E, whose translation MTMLGKNITAYNDPLVKISEKDLFSMVKDSPEELKNKIHQLRNIATIDPKKYRQLKTMLPYVTCGHFNPAIRKTENFSSISHFIIDIDHLKEKELSVENLRFDFMLDNRVVMAFISPSGNGLKLLFRLKEKCHDYAQFSIFYKLFAQHFSQQYQLFQVVDNKTSDVTRACFLSYDPDCSFNQKAEAVDMNSYINFSSTIEVKEVEQSLLKYEKEVMQVAKELIPKAEEINEISPEILHHIRQKLNPNIRTKKEKIIYVPEQLEEIITKLSRKLNQFDIEVKAIENINYGKKFVVSLSQYWAEINVFYGKKGFSVVKTPKRGSNPELADIVNRIFCEELY comes from the coding sequence ATGACAATGCTTGGAAAAAATATCACGGCTTATAACGACCCTTTGGTCAAAATCAGTGAAAAAGATTTATTTTCGATGGTTAAAGACTCTCCTGAAGAGCTGAAAAACAAAATCCATCAATTACGCAATATAGCTACCATCGACCCTAAAAAATACAGACAACTCAAAACCATGTTGCCTTATGTTACCTGCGGCCATTTTAACCCTGCCATTCGGAAAACCGAAAACTTCAGCTCTATCAGTCATTTTATAATTGACATCGACCATCTGAAAGAAAAAGAGCTAAGTGTCGAAAATCTCAGGTTCGACTTTATGCTCGACAACCGCGTAGTTATGGCATTTATCAGTCCTTCAGGTAACGGTTTGAAGTTATTGTTTCGCTTAAAAGAAAAATGCCACGACTATGCTCAGTTCAGTATTTTTTACAAACTTTTTGCTCAGCATTTTTCTCAGCAGTATCAATTATTTCAGGTAGTTGATAACAAAACTTCTGATGTTACCAGGGCATGTTTTCTCAGCTATGACCCCGATTGCAGCTTTAATCAAAAAGCTGAGGCAGTAGATATGAACTCATATATCAATTTTTCAAGCACAATCGAAGTTAAAGAAGTGGAACAAAGCCTTCTCAAATACGAAAAAGAAGTTATGCAAGTCGCAAAAGAACTCATACCAAAAGCTGAGGAAATAAACGAAATTTCCCCGGAAATTCTACATCATATTCGTCAAAAACTTAATCCCAATATCAGAACAAAGAAAGAAAAAATCATTTACGTTCCTGAACAACTCGAAGAAATAATCACAAAGCTTTCCAGAAAACTCAATCAGTTTGACATTGAAGTCAAGGCTATTGAAAACATCAATTATGGGAAAAAATTTGTAGTAAGCCTCAGCCAATATTGGGCAGAAATAAACGTCTTTTATGGGAAAAAAGGATTTTCTGTGGTGAAAACACCCAAACGCGGTTCAAATCCTGAATTAGCAGATATTGTCAACCGGATTTTCTGTGAAGAATTGTATTAA
- the cas2 gene encoding CRISPR-associated endonuclease Cas2 produces the protein MLKKAGINEKRNSGQTPADDQLLPLGERIRKILGIFRKTESKTNRMLYFIMYDIENNKVRTAIAKYLEKQGCIRVQKSIFIADTERQKFDEMHNTLKEVQSFYDNNDSIFFVPVSSDEIRAMKIIGQSIDFNFFLSNPSTIFF, from the coding sequence ATGCTAAAAAAAGCAGGTATTAATGAAAAAAGAAATTCAGGACAGACACCAGCCGATGATCAACTTCTACCCTTAGGTGAAAGAATCCGGAAAATATTAGGCATTTTCAGAAAAACAGAAAGTAAAACCAATCGTATGCTTTACTTTATCATGTACGACATTGAAAACAACAAGGTCAGGACAGCTATAGCCAAATACCTTGAAAAACAGGGATGTATCAGGGTTCAGAAATCCATTTTTATTGCCGACACCGAAAGGCAAAAATTTGATGAAATGCATAATACCCTGAAAGAAGTTCAAAGTTTTTACGATAACAACGACAGCATATTTTTTGTCCCGGTATCAAGTGACGAAATAAGAGCTATGAAAATCATCGGACAAAGCATAGATTTCAACTTCTTCCTGAGCAATCCGTCAACCATTTTTTTCTGA